The Candidatus Methylomirabilota bacterium genomic sequence TTCCTCAAGGATCTTCTTCGCCTCGGCTTGCAGCGAGCGTTTGTGTTGGGCCGCTCGGCTCTTGAGTCGCTGCACGACTCGATCATCCAGATCACGGACCAGGAGTTGTGCCATACACCACCTCCTTATTTTCGAGCGAACGACCGCTAGCAAAATGATAGCGCACGGCCTATGCCTGGTCAAGCCGCTTTTAGACGTTCTGGGATGACGGGTTGGCTAGGGGACTCCCATGGATTTGACATCATGTGACCACACTGTTATATAATGAGGTCACGATAAAGGGGGTGACGTCGTGGAAGGAGTGACGAAGCACACGAGAGTCAGCATACGGGAACTCAAGAGCAGGCTGAGCCACTACCTGCGGCTGGTCAAGGCCGGAGAGTCGGTAGAGATCGCCGAGCGGGGAACGCCGATAGGCCGGATCGTGCCGACGATCCTGCCGATTGAAGGCCGCATCGAAGCGCTGGCCCAGTCGGGCCTCGTGCTCTGGAATAAGCGCAAGCTTACACCCTTGGCGCCCGTGGCCCGGGTCCGAGGAAAGCACACCGTGGCCGATCTGCTGATTGAGGACCGCGAGTGATCGCCTATCTCGACGCTAGCGCGCTTGTCAAGCGGTACGTGGCAGAGGCGGGTTCTGCGGAGGTTGGAGGGCTCATTGATCAGGCCGCGGTGGTCGGCACAGCGATCATCAGCCGAGCGGAAGTGGCCGCAGCGATGGCCAAGGCCGTTCGCATGGCGCTGTTGACGCGCAAGGAAGGGGCCTCCGCGCTACAGCTTTTCAGCGCTGAGTGGGACAGTCTTGTTCGCCTCCAGATGACGGAGGTTCTGGTGTCCCGTGCCGCATCTCTTGCTTGGGACTATGGCCTGCGCGGCTACGATGCGGCTCACTTGGCGTCCGCTCTGTTCTGGCAAGAT encodes the following:
- a CDS encoding type II toxin-antitoxin system prevent-host-death family antitoxin, producing MTKHTRVSIRELKSRLSHYLRLVKAGESVEIAERGTPIGRIVPTILPIEGRIEALAQSGLVLWNKRKLTPLAPVARVRGKHTVADLLIEDRE
- a CDS encoding type II toxin-antitoxin system VapC family toxin, translated to MIAYLDASALVKRYVAEAGSAEVGGLIDQAAVVGTAIISRAEVAAAMAKAVRMALLTRKEGASALQLFSAEWDSLVRLQMTEVLVSRAASLAWDYGLRGYDAAHLASALFWQDMLGEPVTVATYDRQLWNAAQATGLIAWPRLLP